The following is a genomic window from Elusimicrobiota bacterium.
GAAATATTGGCCAGGATGGCGGGTATTCGATGCGCTTTATGGCCGTTTGTGGTTGAAATGCGGCCGTTCGATTGTTGTCGCAGTAGAACGATTTCGACGGGTTCGGCCAGGTCGGCGGCAATCGGGATGCGCGGATATTTGCGCCTTTCCGAAGGCTTCATGACACTAGTCTACCAAGTAATTTGCGGCTTTTGACACCTTCAATGTTGACCGGCTGAGCGGACCCTGCCTGGGTTTTTTGGCCGTTTAGAAGTTCGACTTTGTAGGAATCGCGTGAAAATCCTTCTTGATCCGTGTGCCAGAGAACCTCTTTAACTTGACCGATTTGCGCCTGGGCCTTTTTCCGGCCCATGTCTTCGGTTAGCTCAAGAGCCCGGGCTAAACGGCATTCCTTGGTTTCCTGATCGATTTGCCCTTCCAAGTTAGCGGCATCGGTTCCATCGCGAGGTGAGAATTTAAAGCAATAAGCGCCGTTAAAACCACCTTCCCAAATTAAATCCATGGTTTCATCGAAGTCTTGCTCGGTTTCGGTGGGAAAGCCCGCGATAATATCCGTGGTGATGGCGATATTCGGGATGGCTGCGCGCAGTTTTTGGACGATTTCCAAATAGCGTTCCCGCGTGTAATTGCGACGCATCAGTTTTAAGATGCGATTTGAGCCTGATTGCACGGGCAGGTGAATATGGTTGCAAACCTGCGGCGTTGCAGCTAAGGTTTCGATGAGCTTATCGTTGAAGTAATAAGGATGCGGGCTCATAAAGCGAATGCGCTCCACGCCCTGTATTTGGGCCACGGTCTTGAGCAAGTCCGAAAAATCGACGAT
Proteins encoded in this region:
- the miaB gene encoding tRNA (N6-isopentenyl adenosine(37)-C2)-methylthiotransferase MiaB codes for the protein MNTADSEEMGRTLVGRGFGFTQTPQDADAILINTCTVRQHAEDKAFSFVGTLREWKEANPNRLLIVAGCAAERTKDVLQKRFPYVDLVVGAKSIEQFPEIVEEALKEKFSWEKDNVGVWPDEGNGKEARAHCAYVTIMRGCNYTCTYCIVPFVRGREIYRPAAAILKEVETRVREGAKEIMLLGQTVNSYRGEGEIVDFSDLLKTVAQIQGVERIRFMSPHPYYFNDKLIETLAATPQVCNHIHLPVQSGSNRILKLMRRNYTRERYLEIVQKLRAAIPNIAITTDIIAGFPTETEQDFDETMDLIWEGGFNGAYCFKFSPRDGTDAANLEGQIDQETKECRLARALELTEDMGRKKAQAQIGQVKEVLWHTDQEGFSRDSYKVELLNGQKTQAGSAQPVNIEGVKSRKLLGRLVS